The sequence CCCCTATAACCAACTTATCTTCTTGGCTTCTCTTTTTTGCCTCCAGATACCTGGATGAGCTCCCTCATTTCCAAAGTGATGATGTCCTTCTCCAGAAGATGTTCCAACAGTTCACTCAGCAACAGCTGCTTGGCCAGCACCACCCGGTTCTTTTTCAGGGTTTCCTGATGGTCAGGATGCATGCCACATACTCCCAATACCCTACAGatagaaggaagaaggaaaggctGTCAAGTGCAAGGTTTGACACAGAAGAAGTGGGTGGAAGAGGCATgggtaggaaaaacaaaaagattaggACTTATAACAATGAAGATCAGGCATATATTATTGAATCTGGTTAAATAAAAGATGTACTAAGCAGTAACATATTGATCACAAAGAAACAACATATAATTCTTTCTTGGAGTACATTCAACTGAGACTGAGACCATCTCTGACTGGGAGACGGAAATATCTGTCATCAAAAtaatacacacaagcacacatataTTCATGAAAAGGAATACTCCTCTGTCTGACAAaccaattttaattaaaataattattcctgaaaatatttcatattatttatctAGGCTGATAAAGGTGATGTAAGTTTAAAATGATTTGgggtaaagaataaaataacttaataaatGAGACAGACACACACCCTTTTCTCTAGTCTACCTATACAAAGTATAACtgtcttttaattaaaaactttaagTTCCTGTGACAAAATGACATTATAAACCATCAAATCCTGTATGACATGGGTAAGCAGAAAGTATGATAGAAAGACACAGTAGATAAATGCCAATGATAAAcacaatataatttgaaatcactTAAAGAGTTAAAGCAAGTGTAGGTTACATTATTCTAGCAATTTAGTTTAGTAGGGATGTCTTTACTTCAAGGACTCCTTAGTTTTACTATTGGCTTGCAGAGATCAGCTTCTGCTCATTAACTAAGAGAATCCCATTTCCAATATACATCATTATCTAGTTTATATAAATCTAGAGCTCTTCATTCAGCCTACTTAGACAATTTCCAAACACATAACAACAGGAAGGACCTGACTGGATTGAGAAAAGTATATGATAATCGCTTCAGTTTATAACTTAAAACCCTACTTAGAAACGCATCCTGCTTTCAAAGATGTGTGTACGTGTTTTGGGGCAGGGGGGCGATATGCAGCTCAGAATTAATGAAATACCATGCATCTATAGGATGGACGTACTTGGCTTATTTGTATTAGAAATTTATAATTAGAGGAGAGAAAAGCAGGGTCTTGGAGGAACTGAGAGACCCAGGAACACAACAACTGGGATCttaaggcagaggaaggaggttGGAAGCAGCCAATGAATTCTGGGTTTGGGACAGTGATGTCTGAAACTACACTTAAACTTCTTTCTGTTCTATAGTAATATTCTTGTTACCAAACCTTCAGTAAAAAACCTGCTCCAACAACAAAATCTACACAAACCAAAAACCCCATTTAAGAAGTACTTaagggcaggcccgtggctcacttgggagagtgtggtggtgcttgacaccaagtcaagggttgcacTCCCCTTACCgatcagacaaaaaaaaaaaaaaaaaaagaagaagcaccTTAAAACACATCAAGCAGTATCAATTGTGATGAATATGAactctggtaaaaaaaaataaaaaaaaaaataccatggcAGTGGGATGCTGGATATTTCTACAGTATATATAACCAATGATGGTGCGGATTTCTTCCTTCGGTTTACCTTTGGTTTCCGTGACACCACTGTCTCTGGGTCCTCTTTCTGCCTACCACCTTCCTGTTTCCTTTAGAGGACCTCTGGCCTGCCCTTTAATGTTGATATTCCATTAGGACTCCCCTGTCAAAGAGCCTCTCCCTAGGCACTCTCATCCACACTCACAACTGACACCCAGTTTTGCAATCTCTCAAGTTCCAGACTTATTTTCAATCAACAATTGCTTAGTTTTAATCTCAAGCATCATCAGCTCTCTGCACACCTACTCCTTCCTCTATTCAGTACCATGGGGAGGGTCTTAAATgcgaacttttaaaaagtttccaatCACTTAGAATTTTAGGACACATCtggaaggggctgagggagtggaGAAAAAGACCCCAAAGGAGTTCTTAAGTCTTGATTCTGTGTCCTTTTGCAGGTTTCTCGTTCTGAAGACCCAAATTAATCTTCTGGGTCTGGAGAAGGCGGCATCAAAATACGTTCTCCTGCGTGATGTCTGCCATGAAACAGAATAACCGGGAGCCACAGGAACCTCTTTGTCCTCTCAACGTATTCAAACCCCAAAGCCTGTGTTGACGTTTTTGAAAATCTGGTCATTATCCGCAAAGCAATGCAAACAAATCACGATATAATCAATCCAAACCAAATGCACACCCAGAGCACCGAGGTCTGCAGAAGGTCTCAACGGTTTTTTAAGGGGACATAGTACGGTTCCTCGTAAGTGAACCAGGGGCGAGGATGAAGAATCATCAAGAGAAGCCGAAGCCGAGAGCTGGCAGGACTGGAAAACACTCCCCTTATTCACAGCCCCCCTGCGCTGGACGAAGGAGTCTGGGGCAGTCTTTGTGCACCGGGAACAAGGCCAAGAAGAGACCCGCCCGCGCGCCCTTGCGCGGAGTTAGACCCTGAGGGCTCGGCGGGCTCGGCCGGGCCTCCCGCCTACGGCAGGAAGGGCGAACGCGGCGGCTTCCAGGGATCCgaggggagggggagacaggGGGCTGCAGAGCCGCACGCCTGCGAGCCGCGTTCACCTTCTCTGGGCCCCGCTAAGGACCCCTGGGACCCTTCGCCACTCACCTGTGCCCCCTGTCAGCGGCCATTAACCCCTCCTGCTGCAAGGCGGGCCGGGATCCCGCGCTCGGCGCAGCCATTTGCAGCTTTTCCCGGGCTGCGAGCGCACCGCCCACCACCCAAACAGAGGGCCGTCGCTTCCTCCGCATCCCTCCCCCGGCCGCCGACGCAGGCCGCGCCTGCGCCCCACCGAGTCCCCCGCTCCTCCCCGCCGCCAGGACGgccgcgcccccgccgccgcTGGCGCGTGCGCGGGCGCCGGGCTCTCGCAGTGGCCGTGCCGTCCAATGGCGTGTGAGGAGAAGCTTAGCGTAAAGGGAAGGGGCGGGGAAAGAGCGAGGGGGCCGGCCCGCCAGACCTGGGAATCCGATTGGTTGTCGATTCCCGCGGAAACCAAGGCCTCCTTCCCGGCACCTCCAACCCCTCCTACCCCGCCCACTGCAATAATTCACCCAGACAGGTGCGGCCCCCCCTTTTGAAGGGGGGCTTGAAGTTAACCGTGGGGCTAAGGTGCGGAGAATATGGAGAGCACTGGAAGGTGCTAGACAAATACCCGCGCCATGAGTGAAGGCTTGCGTGAGGAGTGCGGGGTCAGCGATGGTTTAGCAGCTCCCAGTGGCTGAAACGTGCATCACCAGACGCAGACTCTGGTGTTCCGTCCTGGGATCTGAGGAAgcagggcagggggctggggtAAAACAGTAAAGGTCAGAGCGGAGGGTGAGGCTGAAGCGATTAGAGACGCTTTGCAAGTGGCCCTGGCGCCTTATAATAGATAATTCAGGAGGGAGTCTCCTTAGGTACCACTCCCTCACCCCTCGCCAAGAAACTGACATGTTTATCCTTTCTGACTTTCATATCCCCCCCACTGTCAAAACCGGAAGTCCCCCCGAGGCAATATACTCCCCTGCTTTCAGACAGGGTGGGGACCCTGCAGTGGAGACTGCTCTCCGTCTCCTGGGCAGAGAAGAGGCACAGTGACTGCTGCCACATAGAGCAAGGACCGTCAGAGCTTTGATTAGCTTTGCTCTCCTAGGAGGCTGGGGGCATTCCTGGTCACGTGCAGTCCACCCTGTCTGTAGACACAACTGGCCCCCCATTCTGTGTATATGAAGTCTTCCAACCCTCACCAAAAGTTGTGCCAAGACAGGGATTGAGAGGTGTGCGGGTGGTCTCGCTTCCCACTACCTTGTATTGAAAACACAGTAAGCTTCGAAATCAGGAGTtcattaaagttatttttatactatttacTATCAGTGTGCCCTTGTGCAAATTATCAAACTCCTCTCACCCTTGGAATCCCCATTTTTCAATGAAGGCTGGGAATCCTAAGGGATTTAATAGAGGGACAAAGCACGTGGAAGAGAAGCAACATAGCTGTCACTCTGATGTTTCCTCTGGTCTTTCTTCTCCAGCTTCTCTGGATCATCTCCCCACCTCACCCTCCATCTGTCTAGAATATTGGATCTGTGGTAGGTCACCGAATGTTGCCAGAAGACTCAAATTGTGCCACTCACATCTCAATTGGGACGGGCTTACCATAGCCTGCCTCCCCTCTGGGTCAAGTCCCCATAGGTGATGTCAGGGCAGAAACACAGTTCCTGACACATAATAGGCACTGGGAAATGTTGGTCAGATGAATGAGTGGGTCTCATGAACACAGATGATAGATCCTGGGAGAATAGTTTAGCAGGGTGTCCAGTTGTCTTCATAGAAAACATTATCATCCTCAGGTTGACCAATGCTGACATCATAGCCAGGGGGTGGAGTAAGAGGCTCCGATTTGGGGACTGCCCCCAAGCTCCGCAGATCAGGAGCAGTGTACACAACCCGTGGTCCCCGAAGCCGAAGGCTGATTGGAGTTCTTCCAGGGCTTCCTCCCTGGGTCACTGACCCCTCTGAGCCCACTCGCCTTTCCAGTCCGGCTCTCCTCGGCTCCTCTGGATGGCTAGGTTGTTCCTCCTCAAGTCCTGGGGGGACTACAACAGTGCTGTAGGGGGGTGGTTGATCCACCTGTTGGGGATGGCACTGTGATTCCAACACCACCATGGCCTCTTCATAGGTTGGCACCTCAAAGGCTTCATTGTCCCTGAGGGAGGAGAAACAAAGTCATTGTTGGGTTCCTGAAAGAgctctttttcactttcttgtctGCTCCCAGCAAGAGACTCTCTGCTGGCCCTGACCCTTCCTCTCATGGATGCCAGTGACATTAAAAAGCAGAGATTCCATGAATGAGAAATTACAGAGACAGCAGGAGAATGGGCCCAAGGTGTGTTCCTTTCATCCTGCTTGCCCCTTAACTCACCGTGCATTGCCTGAGGCCTCTGGGCTCTCGGTCTGTAGCGATGGCAGTGATCGGAACACCCAGTTCAGAAAACAGGCCAGGAGGCAGGCAAACAAGAAGAAGCCAGCCAAGCTGAGAAAGAAATAAGCAGCAGGGGTGATGTCCGGCCGTATGTCCAGCAAAGCCAGCCCCAGGAGGAAGAAGACGCAGCACAGGCAGAGAAACGGCTTCTCCAGTCTTCCCCACAACTGGCTTGGCACCATGGCCCCTCCCCGGGCTCCTGCAAAAAGACACACAGCTGCTGTGTCTAAACTAGCAATTGGCATCACAGCTCTGTCAGATACCAAAGTAACCACATTATCCTCCTTTGTTTACGTTCCAGGTTCTTCAATTTCAAATCAAATAAATGATCTGCAGGGTCCCCTCCAGCCCCACATTTCTCTCCAGTATCAGTGTGTGTGGAATAGCCAGAAAAATAGCCCTGGAGTTCTGCCTCCCAGCCCTCCTGCAAGTTTACTGTGTGCTGACTTTGcctctctgccttcctttctccttcttccctgCCGTCTCCCTTTCAGCTCTCTCCCTCTATGCCATCCAGGATCCAGGTTTGGGTACACCCTGCCTGGGGCCTCAGTGCACAGTGGCATCTCTGGA comes from Cynocephalus volans isolate mCynVol1 chromosome 6, mCynVol1.pri, whole genome shotgun sequence and encodes:
- the TMEM139 gene encoding transmembrane protein 139 → MVPSQLWGRLEKPFLCLCCVFFLLGLALLDIRPDITPAAYFFLSLAGFFLFACLLACFLNWVFRSLPSLQTESPEASGNARDNEAFEVPTYEEAMVVLESQCHPQQVDQPPPYSTVVVPPGLEEEQPSHPEEPRRAGLERRVGSEGSVTQGGSPGRTPISLRLRGPRVVYTAPDLRSLGAVPKSEPLTPPPGYDVSIGQPEDDNVFYEDNWTPC